Genomic segment of Desulfovibrio sp.:
AGACAGCATCCGCGGCCCTGGATATCGAACGCACCATCCGCGATATGCAAACCTCGGTTCAGGCAGGGACCTCGGCCATGGAAGGCTTCAAATCCCTGGCCGACCAGACCTCCGACACGTCGCGGACCGTCAACGCCAAACTCGGGCGCATCATCGAAGCGGGCGAAGAGCTTACCCCCCGGTTCTCAACCGTCAGCGAAGGCATGAGACTTCAGGCGGAAGGGGCGGACCAGATCAGCGTGGTCATCTCCCAGCTGGCTGACAGCGCCGGCCAAACGCGAGACTCCCTGGCGGAATTCAGGCATGCGGCCGAGGAATTGACCCAGACAGCCGCGGGGCTCAAGGAAATTCTCGTCCGTTTCGATCTGGGGGCATAAGTGCTCTTCGTGACATTCAAGGCCTCAGGGACCCGCTTCGCCCTGCCCGCGCGTTCCGTGGACGAAATTACTCCCCTTGTGGCCTTGAACCTGTTGCCCGGTGCGCCCGACTACCTGGCTGGGCTCATGAATCACAGGGGAAAAAGCCTCCCAGTGGCGGACATGTCCCTTCTTTTTACCGGAAAAGCTTCCAGACCGTGGACCTCCACCCGCATCATGATTGTTCAGGCCGCACCGGGCCTCATGCTGGGGCTGATGGCCGAACGGGTCCTCAAGGCCATGGAGCTTGATCCCGACTCCATCACCCCGCCAGGAGCCCCCTCAGCGCCGTATGTCCTCGGGGTGGCCACCGCCGGTGATGAGTTGGTGCAAGTAATCGAAATCGAAAAAATTATTCCTTCTGACCTGATTGAGAGCTTGAAAGCAGCGCTGGAGGCCGCATGAACGCCCTCGAGCGCGCCGCCGGCCTGGCCGGGCTCGACCTCAAGGCTGTGGGAGCGGACAACCTTGGCCGCGCCATGGACCGGGCTTTAGGCAGGCTCTCTCTGGAGGCGCCGGAGCCCTACCTGGATATTCTGGCCGCCTCCCCGAAGGAGCGCCGTCTTTTGGCCGGAGACGCCATCGTCCAGGAGAGCTGGCTCTTCCGCGACCCTGAAGCCTTTGCCGGGTTGACCCGCATAGCCTTGTCGCTCAAGCTCCCGTTGCGGGTTTTGTGTGTTCCCTGCGCGGCAGGGGAAGAACCCGCGTCCATCGCGCTCAGTCTTGTTACCGCAGGACTCGCCCCTGAACAGTTTGTTATCGACGCGGTGGACGCAAACCCCACCGCCCTGGCAAGGGCGCGCGCCGGACGATTCGGACCGGCCAGTGTCCGTAACGGTCATTCTCCATTCGGTCCCTACTTGAAATCCCACGGGCAGGACGCCGTTTTGGCGCCGGAGATTCTTTCCCGCATCCGCTTTCTCGAGGCCGACGTGCTGGATGACACCTTCCTGGCTGACGAGCCTCCCTATCCTGTGATCTTCTGCCGCCATCTGCTCATTTATCTGGCGTCCGCAGCCCGGGTCCGTCTGGCCAGAACCCTGACCAGACTCCTCGAACCGAGCGGGGCGTTTTTCACCACTCCCGCCGAGGCCTGCCCATTCATGGACCTGGGGCTGGTTCCCTATCCCCGAACCGTGTCCTGTTCCGCCGCGCCGCCGCCACCTTCAGCCCGTGATATCGTTCCGGCCGCAAGACCCCGGACGCCATCCCCTTCCCCGAGCGTGTTTGAAGCAGCTCCCGGTTCGCTGCAGAAAGCCAGGGAGCTGGCCGACGCAGGCTGCCGGGAGGAAGCATTGGCCGTGATCGACAGCGCTCTTTCCCAGACAGGGCCCGATGCCGCGCTCTACCACCTCAAAGGCGCGGTGCTTCTGTCGTTGGGCAACGACGAGGAAGCCGAAGGGGCGTTGCGCCGGGCCATCTATCTCGATCCCGGCCATCATGAATCGCTCACTCATCTCGAGCTGTTGAGCCATGCCAAGGGTCACACCCGCGAGGCCGCGCTTCTGGCGGACAGGGCCAAGCGCGCCAAGGAGCCTTTATTATGAGTGGCGAAGACACTTTGGCTGCCCGCCTTGTCTTCGACCGCGAAGTCGAGCCGGAAACCCTCTTGGAGTGGACTGAACAAACCGCCACCCCGAAACCGGCCCGCGAGGTTCGCCTGGCAGGAGCGCTGCTGGTAAGGACCGGCAAGGAATGGCTCGGATTGCCAGCACCCATCGTCGAGTCAGCCATGCCTTTGGGTCCCGTCCATTCCGTTCCGTATCTCTCTTCCCGTGCTTTTCTGGGTCTTATCAACGTTGACGGCGAACTCCTGCCTTGCGTCTCTCTCGCCGTGCTTGCCGGCGCCGAGCCTGACCCCGCCCCTGCCCGGCCCCGCATCATCACGGTGACCGTGGCCGAAGGGCGTTTTTCCCTTTTGACGGATGAAGCTGAAGGCACCTGCGGCTATGACCCTGATACCGCGACCCTTCCTCCGGACACGGTGTCCAACTCCCCGTATCGCCTCGTAAAACATATGGCCGTTCTGGAGGGACGGACCGCCGGCATCATGGACGAAACTCTTCTTGGCCGGGCGCTTTTGAGGAGTCTTAGACCGTGAGCCCCGAGCTGGCCGACCTCTCCCTGCTGGAACTCTTCGCCATGGAGCTCCAAACCCACCACCAGGCCATGGAAGACGGTCTGGTGGGTCTGGAAACCGACGCCCGTCCGGAACTTCTGGAATCACTCATGCGCGCCGCCCATTCCATCAAAGGCGCGGCCCGCATCGTGAACCTGGACCAGGCAGTGGGTCTGGCCCACGCCATGGAAGACATGTTTCAGGCTGTCCAGAAAGGGCAGTTCCAGTTGGGGTCAGCCCATGTCGATTCCCTGCTCAAGGCCAACGATTTTTTCGGCCGGCTTGGTTCCGCCCCTCCTACCGAGATGCCCGCCCTGCTCGAATCTTCGATCGCGGAAGCGGACATGCTCTCCCAGGAGCTCACACGCCTCATGGACGCTCCTCCCCAGGGACAGGGCCAGACCTCGCCCGTACCGCACCCCCACGCGGGCACTCCGGCTCAGTCACCCCAGGAGAACGCTCAGGAAGCCGTGGTCAGACTCTCCGCGGACCTGCTGGGAAGGCTCATGGGGCTTGCCGGACAGTGCCTGGTGGAAGCCGGGGCCCTGGGCCGCCTATTCTCCAGGATGCGGGGCGGCAGACGGGATTTCCATGATCTTGCGGACATCCTGGCCTGGCTGCGCTCCAACCTGTCCGAATCCGAAGCCAAGGCTCATGTGGATCGCGCTTTGGAGCTTATCAAGGGTATGACCGGCTCTTACTCGCATGTGCTCGGCACCATGGATGGCCTCACCCGGCGCATGGAAATACTCTCGGACCGGCTGTACACCCAGGTTCTGGGCAGCCGCATGCGCCCCTTTGGCGAAGGTGCCAAACCATTGCCCCGCATGGTCCGCGACATCGCCAAGCAACTGGGCAAGGATGCCCGCCTCGTCCTGGAGGGGGCCAAAACCCACGTGGACCGCGACATCATGGAGCTGCTGGAAGCCCCGCTCATGCATCTGGCCCGCAACGCCGTGGACCATGGTTTGGAAGTCCCGGAAGAACGGACCAGGCTCGGCAAACCAGGGCAGGGAACCTTAACCCTTGGCGCTCGCCATGTGGCCGGAACTTTGGAAATCCGCCTGGGTGACGACGGCCGCGGCATCGACCTGGAGAAACTGCGCGAGACCGTGGTGCAAAAGGGCCTGGCCACCCCGGACATGGCCTTGCGCATGAGCGACGCGGAACTCTTCGACTTTCTCTTCCTGCCGGGATTCACCACCGCTGAAACCATTACCCATGTATCCGGCCGGGGAGTGGGGCTGGATTCGGTAAAAACCATGGTTCAGGGAGTGGGGGGACATGTCCGGGTCGAATCCTCCCTTGGCAAGGGCACGGTCTTCATCCTGCGCCTGCCGGTGAGCTGCTCCGTTATTCGGGCTCTCGTGGTCCAGGTGGCTGGCGAACCCTATGCCCTGCCCCTGGCGCGCATTGGGAGAGTTGTGTCAGCAGGGCCGGATGAAGTCCTCTCCATCGAAGGCAGACAGTATCTGACCCTGGACGGTGCCAACATCGGCTTGGCGCCGGCATCGCAGATTCTCGGCAAGCCCCCCGCCCCGACCATTGGCGAGGAGTTGCCCGTGGTCGTCCTCCAGGGTGAATCCAGCCGTTTCGGCCTGGCCGTTGACGCTTTTCTCGGAGAACGCGATCTGGTGGTGCATCCGCTGGATCTTCGCCTTGGCAAAGTCCCGAACGTGGCCGCCGCATCCATTCTGGACGATGGAGCGCCGGTGCTCATCCTGGACGAGGCGGACCTGGCCCGGTCGCTGGAAAGCCTGCTGACCGAAGGCCGCCTGGCCAAGGTCGGATCGGTCGCACCCACAGGACCGGCACGTGGCCCCAAAAAAGTGCTCGTTGTGGACGACTCCCTCACTGTGCGGGAAGTGGAACGCCAGCTCCTGGCCGGGCGCGGCTACCAGGCCGTGACCGCCGTGGACGGGATGGAAGGCCTCGCCCTGGCAAGCATCGGCGAGTTCGACCTCATCATCACGGATGTCGACATGCCGCGCATGACCGGGATCGAGCTCACCCGGAGAATAAAGGCCGATCCGGCCCTAACCCGTACGCCAGTCATGATCGTTTCTTACAAGGACCGCCCGGAAGACCGCATGGCCGGCCTTGAGGCCGGAGCGGACTATTACCTGGCGAAATCCGGATTTCGCGACGACGCCTTGTTGGACGCCGTTTTCGACCTCATCGGGGGACCTTGATGCCTTCACCTTTTCGTTCCGATACTCCGGTGCTGGCCATCGGCGCGTCCACAG
This window contains:
- a CDS encoding chemotaxis protein CheW, producing the protein MLFVTFKASGTRFALPARSVDEITPLVALNLLPGAPDYLAGLMNHRGKSLPVADMSLLFTGKASRPWTSTRIMIVQAAPGLMLGLMAERVLKAMELDPDSITPPGAPSAPYVLGVATAGDELVQVIEIEKIIPSDLIESLKAALEAA
- a CDS encoding chemotaxis protein CheW codes for the protein MSGEDTLAARLVFDREVEPETLLEWTEQTATPKPAREVRLAGALLVRTGKEWLGLPAPIVESAMPLGPVHSVPYLSSRAFLGLINVDGELLPCVSLAVLAGAEPDPAPARPRIITVTVAEGRFSLLTDEAEGTCGYDPDTATLPPDTVSNSPYRLVKHMAVLEGRTAGIMDETLLGRALLRSLRP
- a CDS encoding hybrid sensor histidine kinase/response regulator; this encodes MELQTHHQAMEDGLVGLETDARPELLESLMRAAHSIKGAARIVNLDQAVGLAHAMEDMFQAVQKGQFQLGSAHVDSLLKANDFFGRLGSAPPTEMPALLESSIAEADMLSQELTRLMDAPPQGQGQTSPVPHPHAGTPAQSPQENAQEAVVRLSADLLGRLMGLAGQCLVEAGALGRLFSRMRGGRRDFHDLADILAWLRSNLSESEAKAHVDRALELIKGMTGSYSHVLGTMDGLTRRMEILSDRLYTQVLGSRMRPFGEGAKPLPRMVRDIAKQLGKDARLVLEGAKTHVDRDIMELLEAPLMHLARNAVDHGLEVPEERTRLGKPGQGTLTLGARHVAGTLEIRLGDDGRGIDLEKLRETVVQKGLATPDMALRMSDAELFDFLFLPGFTTAETITHVSGRGVGLDSVKTMVQGVGGHVRVESSLGKGTVFILRLPVSCSVIRALVVQVAGEPYALPLARIGRVVSAGPDEVLSIEGRQYLTLDGANIGLAPASQILGKPPAPTIGEELPVVVLQGESSRFGLAVDAFLGERDLVVHPLDLRLGKVPNVAAASILDDGAPVLILDEADLARSLESLLTEGRLAKVGSVAPTGPARGPKKVLVVDDSLTVREVERQLLAGRGYQAVTAVDGMEGLALASIGEFDLIITDVDMPRMTGIELTRRIKADPALTRTPVMIVSYKDRPEDRMAGLEAGADYYLAKSGFRDDALLDAVFDLIGGP